Genomic window (Amaranthus tricolor cultivar Red isolate AtriRed21 chromosome 7, ASM2621246v1, whole genome shotgun sequence):
AAATGAAATTCGCCAATGCTATGTTTGGGAACAACGATTTCATTTGTAAATTTGAAATTGGTTTAAATCTATTATTCggcaaattaaaattttcaaatttgaatttggatcaaattccaccattgtttttaaaatagttaaagttgaagatttgagaatgactatccaaaccttgtcattctcaaatttttcatttatgatttcataattaaaatccataatttgaaatgaaatacttattccCAAACACTAAATGACAGAAATTCCTCACTGACTCCTTCATCAATATTGGAAACatattaaacaatttttttctcATACTCCTCCACATCACCGTCCTGCTTAACCAGGGCCGATCCTAACAATTTTCGGACCTTaggcgaaaaataaaaaaagacccTTATATAAGTAAATTTTCGGCTATTTTTCCTCAAACTATGTATTCAGTATTCATGCGTTCAACTGAGAAACCTAATGCTGCAAGTTCGATGCTTGTCAtgcaaatactaatttttaattataaggattaactCCATTTGTGCCCCTTCATGAGTTGGGCCATAAACGGTTGCACCTCAAAACTATCTTAATAAATGACCCTATGCTTAACCGACAACCATTGCTCTATTAATGATTGGATTTTCCTTCCCCTGAAATGGCACAACTTCATTTTTACTTGAACAAAAAGGGTTTTGATAGTTAACTCATAACTTTGTGCCACATTATATTGTGCCAAAATTGCTGACTTTTGTATTTTCATTGGTTTGAAACAGTGCATACAGCCCTTGCAGCATTACTTGAATGGTTCCAACCTAAAGGCTCTTTGTATGACCCTGCTGCTACACTGAGTTTTTGTGGACAGTTCCTGGTGCTGCAGTATAGTATTTGCTTAAAGCAAACAAATGCAGACTCTGAAAGTAATGGAGCAAATACCGTAACAGTCCCAAACGAAAGTTGTAGCACACCGGTGTTCCAAGAAAATTGTTATGGCTGGCCAGCATTGTCTCCAAATGTTCTGATGGATGTGCAAACTCAATCCCCTGTGCTTGGTGGCTGCTTATATCCTGCAAGCCCTGGGCAGTACATCCAACCATATTTGCTCCCTCAGGTTCCTGTTCCTGTGCCAATACCTCCTCAGAACTGTTCGCCTTCACCCGACTGTGTTTCTCAGGAATTTGAGTACTTTGTGGTGATTGATTTTGAGGCTACGTGTGACAAAGAAACGATCCCTCATCCACAGGAAATAATTGAATTTCCATCTGTGGTTGTAAATGGTAGGACGGGGCGAATAGAGGGCTGTTTTCAGTGCTATGTTCGGCCTACTCATCATCAGCTTCTCACTGGATTTTGCAAAGAACTTACAGGGATCAAGCAGTCTCAGGTTTGTTCAACTTcatctttgtttcttttgttgttaaagaaaaggaaagattCCTAGAATAATCTGATCTTTATtcgatttttctataataatctcaactattaattaactatgaatgATCCGAACGTAGAGATTTGGAGGGAAAGAAAAGGGAGGAATTTGGagggaaataatttttttatttggataacaattttAGGGTAAATGGAGAGACTAATATtccttattttattaataaccaaATTTTTCCACGAGGTTAAAAATTTGGAAGGAAAATAATTTGTTAAGTAGAATATTGttcatatttaaacttttttgtgaattcattaaaattaaactatagtgtatgtattattattgatagtatttaatttatttagaattttgtaaactatatttttaattttctttcccTTTAATTTCCTCCTTatccaaacaaagaaaattCTCTCATTAATCCCTCCCTTCCTTTCTTATCCCTCCTAAATTCTTATCCAAACAAAATGTAACAGATATTTACCGAGAGTATACATGGTGATATATTTACCGAGAGTATACATGGTGATTGGACCTGCTATAACgggtaatttttattaaaaaaagttaaattaaaataaaatctgaaaaaactttaaaaagttaattattgaCGGTGGCGGTAAACCTTACTAGCTCAATATCAATGGCGGTAAATTAAACCAGTACCAGTAGAGATTTTGTACCAGATGAAACCTTACAATATTAGCTCTTGATTCCCGGCTGTAATTATATCATTCTTCAACACTCTAGAGAAGTTTTAGATCAAATTCCCAAAATTTTTATAGAGAGAAAGATCAAAATGGAGATTAAACTGTTGTTTTAAGCTGATAATCGTCCTTTATCAATCTTGACTACAGCTAAAATCTCTAGAATTTCTCACTTCATGGAATTGTCTCTTCCTTCTGGCTCTGTtcctcattttctcttttcgaatgggtaaattttttcatttcgATTTTCTTGTTTATTAGATTTAATTACCTAATTCATCCATAATATAACGACCTATTAAATCTTCGTTAGCTGTGGAATTTTGTCTAAAGTGATGATGATCAAGTTTCGTTAATGTCATTCAAATTGTTCAATTGCAATAGTAAGAGAACATAGCTAGTTGTTTGGTGTATGGCATTTCTCGGAGGGATCAAATTCTCTTTCTGAtcaatcatcatcaacttcCATTAATTGTACTCATTGCTCTCATAATTGTGGTCCATTAACCTTCTATACCGAAAGATGAAATTGTCGTAGTGGTGGTACTTAGGGCTATGCCGGAGCTGAGGCTAGTTAATCGTAGGGGAGTGGAGCATGATAGAGGCGTGGCAGTGGGGAGGGGAAGGTAGGGGTattctgatttttgtttttttttttatttttaaaaattatttttgttatcttattttattttctttttttaatttacctaCAATAGCAATAACATTTCTGGGTAAGTGACCTAATAGTTTAGatcattcataattaatcaaaatttgacATTATTTTTGAAACGGAATACATGCCTTAATTTTTAAGTACAATTTTCAGGTAGATAAAGGCGTTACTTTGAGTGAAGCGTTGTTTTTACATGATAAATGGCTCGGAGAAAAGGGCATTAAGCATACAAACTTTGCTATTGTGACATGGACGAACTGGGATTGCAGAATAATGTTGGAATCAGAATGCCGATACAAAAAGATTATGAAGCCATCATATTTCAATAGGTAAGCTATATAAGGTAGTATTACATATATGAATTACATTTATTCGGTAATATGGTAGAAAATGTTGTTAAAATGACAAAACAGAAGTTCATGTTATACTTTCTTTTCAAGTAGGCCGTTTTCGGATGTTTTTTGGATAGTTTGTAGCATCTTGGTTGGATTTTGGTTTGGTTTCTCTCCCTCTTAATCACAATTCTATCTTTCCCCTCATCAAATGGGccatttttaatatctttaccTTGTCCCTTCTTTTCACTATCTAGTCAATAGCGTAAAAACAAGGTTGCATTGTGTCGAAAACtaattcaactaaaagcttaaattgATGTTTGAAgccccaaaatatattatatactctaacacgctccCTCACACGAGAACTCTTTGGACTAGatgtgtggatgcaacacatgccCTCCTTATACAtgacgctaaatattccactttaaatcatagtggttgagattcgaacttgtgacctcttgtcacaatGGCTTTTAGTtaaggccccaggatatgttatatactctaacacatttTATCGCATTAAAACAAACGAACCGATTTTCCCTGCTTGGTAAAGGTTTAAAAAAATCGTGTTTAGGCCATATTAATGGGTATCTTATAGTTTCGACTGATGGCGTTACaataaccgcatcactcccgTTACCTCATCATCATTCTGCTactgcatttttacactatgatctAGTCTCCACCATGCATGAATCTTCaacttattcattctttgttTCAATGGAAATCTCCTTTATTCCGATTGTTGATTCCGTGTTTTCTCAGGTGGATTAATTTGAAGATCCCGTTCATTGAAACATTCGGATGTACTCGACGCAACTTGAAAGAATCAGTAGAACATGCTGGTGTGAGATGGGAGGGTAACGCCCATTGCGGATTAGACGATGCCAAAAACACTGCTCGTTTACTGTCTCAACTTATGCAGCTTGGATATAAATTCTCAATCACAAATTCTCTTCAGTCCCTATTTTCAGATCATCCGAGTGCTGCACATCACCAGCAGCAGACGCTTTCACCTGCAAGCACCGTAGTTTATCAACCCGACAAGTCGAAAACTTCACCTATCTTAACAGAAATGCACTTCCCACCACTTCGAGCTGCCAATCCAATGGAAGAGCCCGTTTTTTGCTTTTGTGGGGCTACATGTATCAAGAAAGTATGGCCAATTCCGGGACAGGAACCTGGTTGTTTGTTCTTTGCGTGTGGAAACTTTACTGCTGACCGAGGGCCCTCATGTCCGTTTTTCTTATGGGCTGCTGATTCTGCAAAACCCGTCTACAAATTGTAGGCTGTGTCACGAAAAATAAAGTCATTGTTCGATCTGTGCTAGAAAACAAcgaaaattttttcattttcgtgTTAATTTTCATGAGTCCTTGGCTATGGTGATTTTGATACTGACATGAATTTCTGTTTGATTGCTTTCAAgcttatataaaaaattagattagcgTGATTTAGTTAACTGTTTGTTTGCCCTGCAATTTTGTTGAGTACTGATGGCAATAGGTTGATGATTAGGGATTATGAATTGATGTTTGGATTAGAGTTTATGAGTCTATGTCGACTGTATAGTTTGGATTTATGGGTTAAGTCTAGGTCTATCGTTTGAGTTTAGGTTTATGGGTAGGATTTAGGTTGAGGCTAAATTCGACTCATGTTTAGATTAAAAATGTAATATACTGATTTTGGTTACAATAAAGAAATGTTGaattaatattttgataaattaactaaaaatataatcaGATTTGACTAAAAATAATGATGTGGAACTAAAAATTTTGATATGAAACTGAAAATGGGTTAAAATGGTTGAGTTTGAATTTTAATCATCTAAGATTTAGGGTGTTTTCGAGACAAGTAAAgttttttgaattataacccACTAATTTCGGTCGGATATCAAATTAATTTGAAGTCAATACAAATTTTGACAAGTAGTGACACTCCATGCCTTTAGGACTTTTACTTTTTAGGCTTAATAAGGTTAAAGGAATTTTATCAATTGAGCATTATTAGTGTTGTAAAGAAAAAATGTTGAAGTAAAGAACTAATCATAAGGTAAGAAAGGTTAATAATTACGAGAGAATGTAAATAACTAAATATGCACAAAATGTGCTTCTAAACTGGGTGCTCGAACGATTACTATTATATGCTCAAACGAGCAACTGTACTGTAAAATGTACTGGCTAATTATTTTGCTTCTTCCAAAACAAAGCATATTCCAAAAAATTGTATAATGTTGCCTTGATCATCACCAAAACAAAGCATTACTAatcaaaatacatcatcaaaacTTGTTACACCATGTTTTTTAGGTAAAGTTCTTCTATATAGCAAATGTTAAGTTACACCATGACCAAGACAACCAACACTCAAGCCACACTTCTACGTATTAGTTgcaaaataattatattcatTAGTTCACCATCACGCTACAATTTTCAACCGTTCTTAGCAACTTGTCTCATTGTTTCCTCTCCTGTTAGAGTTTCCTAACATGTTTCACTCTCATTCGTTCTCCCTCTGTCTCAttgaatttgtattattttctattttaatccgttccacttaatttgcatcaattCTATTATTGGATGATAGCCCACcactttttttaatctcattcatacagTTTAACTCTTTTAACTTCACCCATACAATTCATTATccctcttcatttattaccattttcttaaaatttaccCTCTTTCTCTTTAGTGCAAATCAAAAAGAACAAAGAGAGTATTTACATAAACTAAATTAGCATTATCGGTGGTTCTTGTTGATATTTTAAAACCATGCTAAAAACCTTCTTGTCTTGCAAGAAAATTTATCTGAATTCTGTATATCGAGTGATAAGCAAAAGTAGATTGAAGGTATCGTAAAAAAAAgtattcaaaaaagaattattttattcattaagATACTGGAACTGGAATATTGTATCACTTAGATATTTTTCCACGCAATATATCAATATCAGTTGAACGgatgtaataataatagaagCAGAATTGAGATTAGTCTGGCATCATGCAACAGTACGACAGGAACTTGTTTTTCTTctgcaaaaaaaattagtatttcaAGTCAGAAAGCAGATGAAATTTCATTATGTCATCACTCATCATTATCAATCTAATATCCCGCTCGAAAAAAGAGTTCGGGGTGAGAAAAAGTAGCGGATAATCTATACCGGTATCCCTACAAAGAGAGAGCCAGAAGAATATAGTCAATTTTAGCCTAAAAAGGGAAAGCTCTGCACAATGAGAACTATAAATAACATCGTTACCTAATTTCTAgtgattttattaaataattttctcttaTTCATAGTTTCTAGTTTCTACTTTGTTGCAAAGGCTGCGGTTGAAACCTATATGAATGCATGAAGCGTGTGCGTTAAATTTAAATGTATCCATTCGGGTCAAATTAAAGAGATCATCAGAAATGATCGACACGACAGGTAAGAGACCCGAGTATTAATATGAAACTTAATTAGCATGTTAACCAAGTTTGCAACAAAACTCGAAAATGACCAAAGTGGAAACACCTTAATCCAAATCCAACCCAATGACCTAAATGAATAACCATAGTGCAAATATAAGACCACATCACTGAATCGCGAtcgtattgtaaaggtttttgagtttaacGCAACCAATATATAGGTCGTGTTGACCGCAAACTCATCCATATATTGACCATGAAATCTGTTTCGGGAACGTGACCGAAATCATACTTTTGCAATATGTCAATCATTTGTTGCTTCAGCTAGGTTTATATAAGATCTAAGCACAAAATTCATTTCTTTTAACGTCGGTTTGATTGTTGGTACTAAATTgtgatgaaaataatttttcgtgtaaatttttatgaaatatatGTAGTATTATGTTATATCTGTGGTGatgaaaaagttgatattaaaaagtttttttttcacaatttttcattaccacctaatgcatcctctattattattattttttttcgaagaacaagaagaaaaaattttatGGCCATGCTTCTTGTGAAAAAGtttctttttctcaattttttcattaccacctattatgaaaaaaaatgagatgattgaagtacaAGAAAAATGACCAACAAAATTTGTCGAGAGATTTTATcaccaataaaattattatatttctattattatattcacCATTTAATATCAACTATCAAACTTCATTCAATTTTCTAGTGCTTAGGACCAAAAATTTATAGCCttttaatttcatattattaatctattttaaatcacaaattcttacttgagaccgtctatATAAAAGATACGTCTCAAATGGGCCGGCCCATTATTACTAAAAAACAACTACTAAAAAAACACGTGTTGATTAatcctatttggagttggtattataatcaattgaagttggtattatagcCTATTAGAGTTCGTATTATAACCTGTTAAAGTTGCTATGTGGAGTTCGTGTTATAAcccattaaagttggtatttagagttggtattataacctctTTTGAGTTTTTGTTATAACATATTGgcattggtattataacctattagagttggtattataacctactaAAGTTGgtaataccaactctaatagattataataggttataataggttaaaatgccaacttcaaataccaactttattaagttataataccaactctaataggttataatacgaACTTCAATAGATTATAATAcgaacttcaataggttataacactaaCTCCAAATAGGTTATGATACCAACTCCAAATACTAACTTTATtaagttataacaccaactctaaatcccaattttaataggttataataccaacttcaataggttataacaccaactctaaATAGGGTCAAATGTGCGCGTtgatttttaggtttttctcttttttttaattgttggacGTGGGCCTGGAGAGTCAGAGTCGTCTCTTATAAAGATGGTCTCTCGGGAGAGGCACTGATATTAAATTGACTCCTTTAACTCTATGCACTTCTTATATATCTACATGAAGTTGTATTGTTATTTGCTGCCAAgggtcaatcgaaaacaactCCTTTAATTTGTTATTGGAAGCCACGTGAGGTTATTGGTAAAAAGAGATATTGTAAGAGCTATCACAATGGTGAGGAATTTTTATTTGAGgggaatttttttttggtaaaaatgactttattagtgAATACTAAAAAAAACACTCAAATTTATCTAAAAGATAACTTAATTTGAGGAAATTTTTGGGATTTCCTCATAGTGAGCCCCACCATTAATATAAAGAAAAacactcattttttttatttttgaacgtgcaatttctaaattttaaagacttcaaaaattaaaatatatcatcattcagaaaaaaattttctataaatagacacccatttttctattttttgacaCACTGCAAAAACTACCTTctctaatttcaaaaaattagtgTTCAAATGGTTTGATGTTTACATAAttaatttgatctttttatttttaatttttttgtggtATAAGTATTTTGTGGTATAAGTATTctctataaattattttttgtgaGGAAACTTTTCTTCCTTATGAATGAGATAAacttaaatgataaaaattttCACATACAAAATCTAATGTAGATGAGAAGGAAAGTATAAAGAGAGATTGGTGAGAAAATTTTTTCCTCATCATTGAGAGTGCTCTAACTAAGCTGGGATTTGGCCAAGCATAGTCTGCAATTTCCAAGTCAAAATTGTTGTCATGCTCAAAAAACAAGGTCACATCTTATAGTGTTGGCCGTAgtaatggtaaaaaaaaactgCATTTCGGTATTATTAGGGGACACTTTTTGATTTCGACCGATATTACGATAAACACATCACTTCCGTATCAGTATCACTCTTTTTCATTATCGCATTTTTACACTGTCCCACCTGTCTCTTTGGCTTAGTTTCCTTTGGATTTAGTCCTAATTCTTAAGTAGTAATTAAACCCGAACCATGATCAACTCTACTTCGTAAATGCAGCAGCACTAATGTTAATTTGTAGGTtactaattagtaattaatGTAAGAGTGAAAAGCCTTACCATGACGGAATCTGCATCTTTGTGATGATCAAATTCATATCCAGGATTATGTTGAACAATCAGCTCCGTTTCATCACCAAGACTCAGATGTCTAACATCGTTCTTCACCTGTTTTCGGTGTGCTCGTGCTTGCCCGAACACCATAGAATAGTTTGGACTTGTATTTCCTTTCTGTTCCCATGCTCCAAACTGAGGTACTGCCTTCCACTTCTTATTCtgcattttttccactttcaTTCTTTAGATAATTGTGCGCATGTGTATATCTTACAAAACAATGCAACTTCCAATGACTCCCGCCAACGACAAGGTCTAGGAAAGGTGTGAGAGGAGGCAGACTAATACCCTCATCACGAATGATAAATTAGTTGACAGGCTTGTACACAACAAGACCCGCATAAGATGAGAGTTGACTGCACATAAATCCGATAAGAtacatcctaaaaccaattggtaataaGAGTAGCCCATCAAACTTATATGTTAGCCAACCTCTCTATAATTGTTCGACTGAGATCACATGGgggttatttttccaacaacaAGGAGATAACAATCTAAAGGATCCCCTCAGCTCAAGTCTAGCATATGAGGACCCCGCCctacaaagaaaaaacaaaaaaaacagaaaGCTGGAAATATGAAAAACATATGAACAACACCATGGTTCGTTTACTGAATAATGAAATAATTGAATGTAATTTTATTGTAATGCAAATTTATTAGAGTTGATCATGGTTCCGTTCAATTTCTTGTATGTTTAGGTTGATTGAATTGACTTACTTTGCCATGGCGTTCCATGGGAACGGAGCAAAGAATGATGTGATAGATTAGTTATTATGCATAAATATGAGATTAGGATATTTTCTTTCTAATTATAGGGATATTTATTTGTGTTTCTGCTTAATTAacgataaatatatatttttcatgaGATTATGAAAGGAAGGAGATTTCCTATTTATGTTTCTCTAAAGGGTGATTATTGGTTGGATCTCATTCCTAGATAACTTAGGGAAGCCTTATAATGACTTTGGATTGATTGGGTATTGTATCAGAATTACGTAGTACGAGATATGTGTTGTATCTACACTTCAAAATTAACACGTATTACCTCATACTCAGTTAGTTTAAACCTATGTTGAAATTTTGGTATTGTACAATGGAGTATGATAAGTTAAGTCTTTAAGTGAATTGTCCTAAAGTCCTATTTGTTTAGCCATCATCTTTATTGTTGAATTTGATTGTTGTCCAAAGGAATTCTTTCGTGTACCTTTTCACCCGATCTAGAAAGGTGCACCTTTTGGATATGATTTCATACTTGCCATtaataattacattatttatggAGTTTATGCGGCCTTTCTAACAACTT
Coding sequences:
- the LOC130818927 gene encoding uncharacterized protein LOC130818927, yielding MERHGKNKKWKAVPQFGAWEQKGNTSPNYSMVFGQARAHRKQVKNDVRHLSLGDETELIVQHNPGYEFDHHKDADSVMKKNKFLSYCCMMPD
- the LOC130818926 gene encoding uncharacterized protein LOC130818926, with translation MFTPTNIFCAVYFIKMVSEYGVHTALAALLEWFQPKGSLYDPAATLSFCGQFLVLQYSICLKQTNADSESNGANTVTVPNESCSTPVFQENCYGWPALSPNVLMDVQTQSPVLGGCLYPASPGQYIQPYLLPQVPVPVPIPPQNCSPSPDCVSQEFEYFVVIDFEATCDKETIPHPQEIIEFPSVVVNGRTGRIEGCFQCYVRPTHHQLLTGFCKELTGIKQSQVDKGVTLSEALFLHDKWLGEKGIKHTNFAIVTWTNWDCRIMLESECRYKKIMKPSYFNRWINLKIPFIETFGCTRRNLKESVEHAGVRWEGNAHCGLDDAKNTARLLSQLMQLGYKFSITNSLQSLFSDHPSAAHHQQQTLSPASTVVYQPDKSKTSPILTEMHFPPLRAANPMEEPVFCFCGATCIKKVWPIPGQEPGCLFFACGNFTADRGPSCPFFLWAADSAKPVYKL